One segment of Ureibacillus thermophilus DNA contains the following:
- a CDS encoding aspartate/glutamate racemase family protein, whose amino-acid sequence MKKTLGIIGGVGPLATMFLGEAIVRLTNAKNDQEHLHTIIDNDTRIPDRTAFILGKSNQNPVPVIIEDARKLASYGADLVCIPCNTAHSFYEEIQQGSPIPVIHMIRETAKRAKSLEAKKAAILATDGTIYSKVYQKALMEEGIEPVIPDEHTQKLVMSIIYDHVKSGKEVTREKWSDIEAAVFDLDCDRIILGCTELSVVNKNLQLGERYIDSLLVLAETAIIRCGYEVKK is encoded by the coding sequence ATGAAAAAAACGTTAGGTATTATAGGCGGAGTCGGTCCCTTGGCAACAATGTTTCTAGGGGAAGCCATTGTTCGCCTGACAAATGCAAAAAACGATCAAGAACATCTTCATACCATTATTGACAATGATACAAGAATTCCCGACCGCACCGCTTTCATTTTAGGGAAATCCAATCAAAATCCGGTGCCTGTCATTATTGAAGATGCGCGAAAACTCGCTTCCTATGGCGCCGATTTAGTATGCATCCCATGCAATACGGCCCACTCTTTTTACGAAGAAATCCAACAGGGCTCGCCTATACCTGTGATTCACATGATTCGTGAGACAGCGAAACGGGCGAAAAGTCTAGAAGCAAAAAAAGCAGCGATTTTAGCTACAGATGGCACCATCTATTCGAAAGTGTATCAAAAGGCGCTGATGGAAGAAGGGATTGAGCCGGTCATTCCGGATGAACATACGCAAAAATTGGTGATGTCGATCATTTATGATCATGTAAAATCCGGGAAAGAAGTAACGAGGGAAAAATGGAGCGACATTGAAGCAGCGGTTTTCGACCTCGATTGCGACCGCATTATTTTAGGATGCACCGAACTTTCTGTAGTAAATAAAAATTTACAATTGGGAGAACGCTATATTGATTCGTTGCTAGTGTTGGCAGAGACGGCCATCATCCGCTGCGGATATGAAGTAAAAAAATAA
- a CDS encoding arginase: MASLLSIDWDYFISAENQEIASSVENKRTIHDLWYKKYFQYKSYGKDFEKFFSLSDEVDSFWDKIKQFFKWDQNVNIYVSDSHALSYKIAEKFDVEEVYLFDAHSDLGYGGLDSLKFEVNCANWLGKLLQNGIIKKAYIIYSPFTKEKPEFFKEMNKAFSIDYIKWDDLYKGIKTSVVHICRSGAWSPPWFDGKFAEFVRALGLPYKVYQCPNRRWNPNNISFAEKLEYMMA, encoded by the coding sequence ATGGCTAGTCTTTTGTCCATTGACTGGGATTATTTCATTTCCGCTGAAAATCAAGAAATTGCATCAAGTGTTGAGAACAAACGGACGATTCATGATTTATGGTATAAAAAATATTTTCAATACAAATCCTATGGAAAGGATTTTGAGAAATTTTTCTCCCTTTCCGATGAAGTGGATTCATTTTGGGATAAAATCAAACAATTTTTTAAATGGGACCAGAATGTGAACATCTACGTATCGGATTCTCATGCTTTATCATACAAAATTGCTGAAAAATTTGACGTGGAGGAAGTCTATCTGTTTGATGCCCATTCGGATTTGGGGTATGGTGGATTAGATTCTTTAAAATTTGAGGTAAATTGCGCCAATTGGCTTGGAAAGCTTTTACAAAATGGAATCATCAAAAAAGCCTATATCATTTATAGTCCTTTCACAAAAGAAAAACCGGAATTTTTCAAAGAAATGAATAAAGCATTTTCCATTGATTATATAAAATGGGATGATTTATATAAAGGAATAAAAACAAGCGTGGTACATATTTGTCGTTCTGGCGCATGGAGTCCGCCTTGGTTTGATGGAAAATTTGCTGAATTTGTTCGAGCCCTGGGTCTGCCTTACAAAGTGTACCAATGTCCAAATAGAAGATGGAATCCAAACAATATAAGTTTTGCCGAAAAATTAGAATATATGATGGCTTGA
- a CDS encoding AAA family ATPase: protein MKPILLKMTAFGPYKDEEVIDFTKLEEKKLFVISGQTGAGKTTIFDAICFALYGCASGQDRKEPKMLRSDFADDDVHTAVEFIFEIRGKKYRVLRRLPHVKKGRKTATGEKYELFEVLPNNEEIPAVERQRVSEINQKLEELIGLTYDQFCQIVMLPQGEFRKLLTSKSDEKEEILRKIFRTERFIQMADKLEEKKRAMDQQLNEASALKNSYISQIEGALPKRESALFLALSQNSNIYQILEGLAEEQQYYQEKIKEDDQRYREAFNLHKEKYEVYVANKKLNDEIEIFEMKKDQLLRLQSQSAHYEQVKETIDAANRASRISPIYSQLLELEKEKTELEKKRLGVEKQLEEANQILVEAKERYEQEAEKENERERTNERVKELENLVPIYEQMNEQSVLVEKLWAEQNQLQSHIQLLERQLAEKTAAALELSKKIEKLEEATETYNELLEEERRLKEIADAFSKYHETKSKIQKLEDEYKNANETYTNIHEIYAKEEEKWLNNQAAILAANLKPGMPCPVCGSTEHSIQHKETIEIIEQDELKKLRAALDEAQKHKFAVQGQLESKRQQLSEIEEIFITLNAPIAEEEKFINELQTIQNKVKVVEGQKEELSSSKKHLKRLQEAKEQVEKLQKESAQKYNEVHEKYTKEKTILEQQKKSIPEEIHDLSQLKTALQEAIRLKGQLKESWERAQIAYQEASKQIAAVEEAFKQTTEQADHIQRKVQKVKEAFLSALKEAQFASTEEFLQAQLSPQKIESLQKQYEDYSKQLHSLETQVREGEEKLKGKEKVDLTEAERELKVLQSNYEKALDALNHSKACEKHCIDFAEKLEQVASDIFRMEEKSNQIIDLYNLLRGQNSKKISFERYVQMGYLELITEASNLRLKNLSNGQYYLQVSDRVESYGRASGLGLDVYDTYTGQTRDVKTLSGGEKFNASLSLALGMADVIQSYQGNVNIETMFIDEGFGSLDEESLMKAIDTLIELQKSGRMIGVISHVEELKSAMPAVLHVEKLKEGYSKTTILLK from the coding sequence ATGAAGCCGATTTTATTAAAAATGACAGCCTTTGGGCCTTACAAAGATGAAGAGGTCATCGATTTTACGAAGCTGGAAGAGAAGAAGCTTTTTGTCATTTCCGGGCAGACGGGCGCAGGAAAAACAACGATTTTTGATGCCATCTGTTTTGCCTTATACGGTTGTGCGAGCGGACAAGACCGGAAAGAACCAAAGATGCTACGAAGTGATTTTGCCGATGATGATGTTCATACAGCAGTTGAATTCATCTTTGAGATACGCGGAAAGAAATACCGGGTGTTGCGCAGACTCCCTCATGTGAAAAAAGGAAGAAAAACAGCAACAGGGGAAAAATATGAGCTATTTGAAGTTTTGCCTAACAATGAAGAAATTCCTGCGGTGGAGCGGCAACGGGTATCGGAAATTAATCAAAAATTGGAAGAGCTCATAGGGTTGACTTACGACCAGTTTTGCCAAATTGTGATGCTTCCCCAAGGAGAGTTTCGAAAATTATTAACTTCGAAGTCGGATGAAAAAGAAGAGATTTTAAGAAAAATTTTTAGAACGGAACGTTTCATTCAAATGGCGGATAAATTGGAAGAGAAAAAGAGGGCGATGGACCAGCAGCTGAATGAAGCTAGTGCATTGAAAAATAGCTATATCAGCCAAATCGAAGGGGCGCTTCCAAAAAGGGAATCGGCTTTATTTCTAGCGCTTAGCCAAAATTCAAACATTTATCAAATACTTGAAGGGTTGGCGGAAGAGCAGCAATATTATCAGGAAAAAATTAAAGAAGATGACCAGCGCTATCGAGAAGCTTTCAATCTGCATAAAGAAAAATATGAAGTCTATGTAGCAAACAAAAAATTAAATGATGAGATTGAAATCTTTGAAATGAAGAAAGACCAGCTGCTCCGACTGCAATCACAAAGCGCGCATTATGAACAAGTAAAGGAAACGATTGATGCTGCAAATCGGGCAAGCAGAATTTCACCAATCTATTCCCAACTGTTAGAACTAGAGAAAGAAAAAACGGAGCTTGAGAAAAAACGTTTGGGTGTGGAAAAACAACTAGAAGAGGCCAATCAAATTTTGGTGGAAGCAAAAGAACGCTATGAACAGGAAGCGGAAAAAGAAAATGAACGGGAACGGACCAATGAACGGGTAAAAGAATTGGAAAACCTTGTTCCAATCTATGAACAAATGAATGAACAAAGCGTCCTGGTAGAAAAATTATGGGCTGAACAAAATCAATTGCAATCCCACATTCAACTTTTAGAGCGGCAATTAGCAGAGAAAACTGCGGCTGCTTTAGAGCTAAGCAAAAAAATCGAAAAGCTTGAAGAAGCCACAGAAACCTATAATGAACTGTTGGAAGAGGAGCGCCGATTAAAAGAAATTGCAGATGCTTTCTCCAAATATCATGAAACAAAGTCAAAGATTCAAAAGTTGGAAGATGAATACAAAAACGCCAACGAAACCTATACAAATATTCATGAAATCTATGCGAAGGAAGAAGAAAAATGGCTGAATAACCAAGCGGCGATTCTTGCAGCAAACCTTAAGCCTGGAATGCCATGCCCGGTTTGCGGCAGCACGGAGCATTCCATCCAACATAAAGAAACGATAGAAATAATAGAACAGGATGAATTGAAAAAACTGAGAGCGGCTTTGGACGAAGCGCAGAAACATAAATTTGCTGTACAAGGTCAATTGGAATCAAAGCGTCAACAATTGAGCGAAATCGAAGAAATATTCATCACCTTAAATGCACCGATTGCTGAAGAAGAGAAATTCATTAATGAATTGCAAACCATTCAAAACAAGGTAAAAGTAGTGGAAGGACAAAAAGAAGAGCTCTCCTCCAGCAAAAAACACCTAAAAAGGCTGCAGGAAGCAAAAGAGCAGGTTGAGAAGCTTCAAAAGGAAAGTGCACAAAAATATAATGAAGTCCATGAAAAATATACGAAGGAAAAAACAATACTTGAGCAGCAAAAAAAATCCATTCCTGAAGAAATCCATGATCTTTCTCAATTGAAAACCGCATTGCAAGAAGCCATCCGTCTAAAAGGTCAGTTAAAAGAATCTTGGGAGCGGGCGCAAATTGCATATCAGGAAGCTTCTAAACAAATCGCAGCGGTTGAAGAAGCATTTAAACAAACAACGGAACAAGCAGACCATATTCAAAGAAAAGTTCAAAAGGTGAAAGAAGCTTTTCTATCTGCCCTTAAGGAAGCGCAATTTGCTTCAACGGAAGAATTTTTGCAGGCCCAGCTTTCGCCGCAAAAAATAGAATCATTGCAAAAGCAATATGAAGATTATTCAAAACAACTTCATTCATTGGAAACCCAAGTGAGGGAAGGGGAAGAAAAGCTGAAAGGCAAAGAAAAGGTGGACTTAACCGAAGCAGAAAGAGAGTTGAAAGTGCTTCAGTCCAATTATGAAAAAGCTCTGGACGCTTTAAATCATTCCAAAGCTTGTGAAAAGCATTGCATTGACTTTGCAGAAAAGTTGGAGCAAGTAGCAAGCGATATATTTCGGATGGAGGAGAAATCCAATCAAATCATCGACCTTTACAATTTGCTCCGTGGACAAAACAGCAAAAAAATTTCCTTTGAACGCTACGTGCAAATGGGTTATTTGGAGCTTATTACCGAAGCGAGCAATCTGCGCCTGAAAAACTTATCAAACGGCCAGTATTACTTGCAAGTTTCAGACCGGGTAGAATCTTATGGACGAGCAAGCGGGTTAGGATTGGATGTATATGATACGTATACTGGGCAAACAAGGGATGTCAAAACATTATCTGGCGGAGAGAAATTTAATGCCTCTTTAAGTTTGGCGCTCGGGATGGCAGATGTCATTCAAAGCTACCAAGGAAATGTCAATATTGAGACAATGTTTATCGATGAAGGATTTGGCTCCCTTGATGAAGAATCTTTAATGAAAGCAATCGACACGCTCATCGAACTTCAAAAATCCGGACGAATGATCGGGGTTATATCTCATGTGGAAGAGTTAAAATCTGCAATGCCTGCTGTTTTACACGTGGAAAAATTAAAAGAAGGCTATAGTAAAACAACCATTCTATTAAAATAA
- a CDS encoding aminopeptidase gives MTFEEKLEQYAELAVKVGVNIQKGQYLLINTTIDTLDFTRLVVKKAYEAGAGRVHVNFTDEEITRAFYEHGAEEEFSKFPKWIVAQRDECIERKGALLWIDSEDPDLLSGIPVSRISAQQKASGEALVNYRKAIMNDEIAWSIIAVPSKKWAKKVFPDLPEEKQVPALWEAIFKAVRIGEGDAVENWRKHLENLEKRATQLNSKKYAKLHYKAPGTDLTIELPDKHIWCTGSSKTPEGVTFIANMPTEEVYTLPSKFGVNGYVSNTKPLVYQGNIIDEFTLTFEKGKIVEAHAKVGNELLQELIKTDQGSAYLGEVALVPHESPISLSNILYYNTLFDENASNHLAIGEAYPTCFEGGRDLEEGQLESLGINVSITHEDFMIGSSEMDIDGILPDGTREPIFRNGNWAF, from the coding sequence GTGACGTTTGAAGAAAAATTGGAACAATACGCGGAGCTGGCTGTAAAAGTCGGTGTGAACATTCAAAAAGGTCAATATTTATTAATCAACACAACTATAGACACGTTGGATTTTACAAGATTGGTTGTGAAAAAAGCTTACGAAGCTGGTGCCGGAAGGGTCCATGTCAACTTTACTGATGAAGAGATTACCCGCGCCTTTTATGAACACGGAGCGGAAGAAGAATTCAGCAAGTTTCCAAAATGGATTGTAGCGCAAAGAGATGAATGCATTGAACGGAAAGGCGCTCTTCTTTGGATTGATTCAGAAGATCCGGATTTATTGAGCGGCATTCCTGTAAGCCGCATATCAGCTCAGCAAAAGGCCAGTGGAGAGGCGCTTGTGAACTATCGGAAAGCTATTATGAATGATGAAATTGCCTGGTCTATTATTGCAGTGCCTTCAAAAAAATGGGCGAAAAAAGTTTTTCCAGACTTGCCGGAAGAAAAGCAAGTGCCGGCTCTTTGGGAAGCAATTTTTAAAGCTGTCCGCATTGGAGAAGGGGATGCGGTTGAAAATTGGAGAAAACATCTCGAAAATTTAGAAAAGCGTGCAACACAATTAAACAGCAAAAAATATGCCAAATTGCATTACAAAGCCCCAGGTACGGATTTAACAATTGAGTTACCTGATAAGCATATTTGGTGCACTGGCTCAAGCAAAACACCAGAAGGAGTAACATTCATTGCCAACATGCCGACAGAAGAAGTTTATACCCTTCCTTCCAAATTCGGTGTAAACGGCTATGTGAGCAATACGAAGCCTCTTGTTTATCAAGGAAACATTATCGATGAATTTACGCTCACATTTGAAAAAGGAAAAATTGTTGAAGCCCACGCAAAAGTCGGCAATGAATTATTGCAGGAATTAATCAAAACAGATCAAGGGTCTGCCTACTTAGGAGAAGTGGCGTTAGTACCTCATGAATCACCAATTTCGTTATCTAATATTTTGTATTACAATACGCTCTTTGATGAAAATGCATCCAATCATTTAGCGATTGGAGAAGCCTATCCAACATGCTTTGAAGGCGGCCGCGATTTAGAGGAAGGGCAGCTAGAGTCTTTAGGAATCAATGTTTCAATCACCCATGAGGATTTTATGATTGGCAGCAGCGAGATGGATATTGATGGAATTTTGCCGGATGGTACAAGAGAGCCGATTTTTAGAAACGGAAATTGGGCTTTTTAA
- a CDS encoding FAD-dependent oxidoreductase: MYDIAIIGAGPAGGSAAIFTAKAGKKTVILDSDQGVTKRAMLYNHYGVKEITGPELVKTGIEQAKHYGAELIEAKVTGITKTENGFKVQYENGEVEAKHVILATGFLTDLAESIGLKTKPGTEPRVKTIFDVDANGKTNVEGIWAAGTCAGVSVHTIITAGDGAKVAINVISELNGERYVDHDVLK, encoded by the coding sequence ATGTATGATATAGCCATTATCGGAGCAGGTCCTGCTGGAGGAAGCGCTGCGATTTTCACAGCAAAAGCAGGAAAAAAAACAGTGATTTTAGATAGCGATCAAGGTGTTACAAAACGCGCAATGCTATACAATCACTACGGTGTAAAAGAAATTACAGGCCCTGAATTAGTGAAAACGGGAATTGAACAAGCGAAACATTACGGCGCTGAACTGATTGAAGCAAAAGTGACTGGCATCACTAAAACCGAAAATGGATTTAAAGTGCAATATGAAAACGGAGAAGTAGAAGCAAAACACGTTATCCTTGCCACAGGATTTTTAACTGACCTCGCTGAAAGCATCGGCCTTAAAACAAAACCTGGAACAGAACCAAGAGTCAAAACTATTTTTGATGTAGATGCAAACGGAAAAACAAATGTGGAAGGTATTTGGGCTGCTGGCACTTGTGCGGGAGTAAGCGTCCATACTATCATTACTGCTGGAGACGGCGCAAAAGTGGCGATCAATGTCATCAGCGAATTAAACGGCGAACGTTATGTAGATCACGATGTATTAAAATAA
- a CDS encoding ATP-grasp domain-containing protein, with the protein MTQPFLPVLCGSDMNAYGMARAFHEAYGIKSLVVGRSHLTATQDSKIIIFEQVDQFNKQEVFLPALEKIAEKYKDTKLLLLACGDDYAKLIIKNKPELQKHFIVPYIDESLMDQILLKENFYSMCEKYGFKYPKTTIISYENYKDFEIPFDYPIIIKASNSVAYWACKFPGKKKVFVAHDEKEKNAILDAIYSSTYKDNLIIQEFIPGDDSYMRVLNAYVGKDGKVKLMCLGNPILEEHSPEGIGSYAAIITTYDKELMDQVRYFLEDIGFTGFANFDMKKDPRTGQYNLFEINLRNGRSSYFVTAAGYNLMKYVADDYVFNIKQELTYANNKHLWLVIPKGVLFKYATNEKLKIEAKKLIREGRYTNSLYYPYDMNPKRWIKLTLNKLNYYRKYKKYFNKKGLAE; encoded by the coding sequence ATGACTCAACCATTCTTGCCAGTTTTATGCGGTTCAGACATGAATGCCTATGGAATGGCTCGTGCCTTCCATGAAGCTTATGGAATAAAGTCCCTAGTGGTGGGCCGCTCCCACTTAACAGCGACGCAAGACAGCAAAATCATCATCTTTGAACAAGTAGATCAATTCAATAAACAAGAAGTATTTTTGCCAGCATTAGAAAAAATTGCAGAAAAATATAAGGATACGAAACTTCTGCTCCTAGCTTGCGGAGATGATTATGCAAAATTAATCATTAAAAATAAACCTGAATTGCAGAAACATTTTATCGTGCCTTATATTGATGAATCGTTGATGGATCAAATTTTATTAAAAGAAAATTTCTATAGTATGTGCGAAAAATACGGCTTTAAATATCCGAAAACAACGATTATCAGCTATGAAAATTATAAAGACTTTGAAATTCCGTTCGATTATCCCATCATCATTAAAGCTTCCAATTCCGTCGCTTATTGGGCATGCAAGTTCCCTGGAAAGAAAAAAGTGTTTGTCGCCCATGATGAAAAAGAGAAAAATGCAATATTAGACGCCATTTACAGCTCCACTTATAAAGATAATTTAATCATCCAGGAATTTATTCCAGGAGACGATTCCTATATGCGCGTGTTAAACGCTTATGTTGGAAAAGACGGCAAAGTGAAACTAATGTGTTTGGGCAATCCGATTTTAGAGGAGCATTCTCCTGAAGGAATAGGAAGCTATGCGGCAATAATTACAACTTATGATAAAGAATTGATGGACCAGGTACGTTATTTCCTTGAAGACATTGGATTTACCGGTTTTGCGAATTTCGATATGAAAAAAGATCCAAGAACTGGGCAATACAATTTGTTTGAGATTAACTTGCGAAACGGCCGTTCCAGCTATTTTGTGACAGCGGCAGGCTACAATTTAATGAAATATGTGGCAGATGACTATGTGTTTAATATTAAACAAGAATTAACTTATGCGAACAACAAACATCTATGGCTTGTCATCCCAAAAGGGGTTTTGTTCAAATATGCTACCAATGAAAAATTGAAAATCGAAGCAAAAAAATTAATCCGTGAAGGAAGATATACAAACTCCCTCTATTATCCATACGATATGAATCCAAAACGGTGGATTAAGCTCACGTTAAATAAATTAAATTACTATCGAAAATATAAAAAATACTTTAATAAAAAAGGTTTGGCGGAATAA
- the thiT gene encoding energy-coupled thiamine transporter ThiT — protein MRNKKLLWMIEIALFAAIGYVLDQIKFSIWAQGGSVSFVMLPIILIAIRWGLSAGLITGLLVGLLNMTINPYIVHWAQALLDYVFAFTFVGFAAIVRKQVLNGVATNHKKKIAIYVVIGTIVGGLLRYICHILAGAIFFKEYAGEQNAWIYSIVYNGTYMLPAIVITAIAAAFIFTASPRLIKRENE, from the coding sequence ATGAGAAATAAAAAATTATTATGGATGATTGAGATTGCTTTGTTTGCCGCCATTGGCTACGTGCTGGACCAAATCAAATTTTCCATTTGGGCGCAAGGCGGTTCTGTAAGTTTTGTGATGCTGCCCATTATTTTAATCGCTATTCGTTGGGGACTATCAGCTGGGCTTATTACAGGCTTGCTAGTTGGACTGCTAAATATGACGATTAATCCGTATATTGTCCATTGGGCGCAAGCTCTCCTAGATTATGTCTTTGCCTTTACCTTTGTTGGATTTGCCGCCATTGTAAGAAAGCAAGTATTAAATGGCGTAGCGACAAACCACAAAAAGAAAATTGCAATATATGTTGTCATCGGAACAATAGTGGGTGGACTATTACGCTATATTTGCCATATACTTGCAGGAGCTATTTTCTTTAAAGAATATGCAGGAGAGCAAAATGCTTGGATTTACTCCATCGTTTATAATGGCACATATATGCTTCCTGCCATTGTCATCACAGCTATCGCAGCGGCATTCATCTTTACAGCAAGCCCACGACTCATTAAAAGAGAAAATGAATAA
- a CDS encoding exonuclease SbcCD subunit D, giving the protein MKIFHTADWHLGKLVQGVYMTDDQRYVLNQFIQAIDEEKPDVVIIAGDLYDRALPPVEAVDLLNEVLEEIVLKRKVPVLSIAGNHDSPTRLEFGSRLMKESGLYIVGEVDYQLEPIILQDEFGEVHFHLIPFAEPSTVRNVFQCESIHTYDDAMKAIIEKIEEKMDRTKRHVLVGHAFVTPSGEQRENTSDSERPLAIGGSECVNAHYFQSFHYTALGHLHKAHYVLNETIRYAGSPLKYSASEANHQKGFLIVYLDEKGQVSVEKRNFTPRRDLRIIEGSIQEILKHDYCEDYVFVRLTDLTPVVGAMEQIRTVYPNAMHVERKTIHKTESGEERINIRREQLDELTLFKAFHQEIVGTEPTEEALQLFTEVLEELLSEERETKEAVVVK; this is encoded by the coding sequence ATGAAAATTTTTCATACGGCAGATTGGCATTTAGGGAAGCTTGTCCAAGGAGTTTACATGACTGATGATCAGCGGTATGTGCTGAACCAATTTATACAGGCAATCGATGAAGAAAAGCCGGATGTTGTCATCATTGCAGGAGATTTATACGACCGCGCCCTTCCACCGGTGGAAGCAGTGGATTTGCTGAATGAGGTGTTGGAGGAAATTGTGTTAAAACGGAAAGTTCCTGTACTAAGCATTGCAGGAAACCATGACAGCCCAACCCGCCTTGAATTTGGCAGCCGATTGATGAAGGAAAGCGGATTATACATTGTGGGAGAAGTAGATTACCAATTAGAACCAATCATTTTGCAAGATGAATTTGGAGAAGTGCATTTTCACCTCATTCCTTTTGCAGAGCCCTCTACGGTGCGAAATGTGTTCCAATGCGAATCCATTCATACATATGATGACGCGATGAAAGCCATCATTGAAAAAATTGAAGAAAAAATGGATCGAACAAAGCGGCATGTATTGGTGGGGCATGCCTTTGTTACACCTTCAGGAGAACAAAGGGAAAATACTAGCGACTCTGAGCGTCCACTTGCCATTGGCGGTTCAGAATGTGTCAATGCCCATTATTTTCAATCCTTTCACTACACAGCACTAGGGCATCTTCATAAAGCGCATTATGTGTTGAATGAAACCATTCGATATGCCGGCTCTCCGCTAAAATATTCTGCATCTGAAGCAAATCATCAAAAAGGATTTCTCATTGTCTATTTAGATGAAAAAGGACAAGTTTCCGTTGAAAAGCGCAATTTCACACCAAGAAGGGATTTGCGAATCATTGAAGGTTCCATCCAGGAAATTTTAAAACACGACTACTGCGAAGATTACGTTTTTGTTAGGCTGACGGATTTAACGCCTGTTGTAGGAGCGATGGAGCAAATCCGCACTGTATACCCAAATGCCATGCATGTAGAGCGAAAAACCATCCACAAAACGGAAAGCGGAGAAGAACGTATCAACATTCGGCGGGAGCAGTTGGATGAACTCACTTTATTTAAAGCTTTCCATCAAGAAATTGTCGGTACAGAACCGACAGAAGAAGCCCTTCAATTATTTACAGAAGTGTTGGAAGAATTGCTGAGTGAAGAAAGAGAAACAAAAGAGGCGGTGGTGGTGAAATGA
- a CDS encoding DEAD/DEAH box helicase, producing the protein MSVIKLLNETLQRKWKFEKPMKVQDEMIPAMLEGKDIVAESPTGSGKTLAYVLPMLHKLDGSKKSTQGLIVAPSQELAMQIVEVIREWSEGTNITVQQLIGGANIARQIEKLKKKPTIVVGTPGRINELVRTNKLKLREIEIVVLDECDQLLSREYRVIVKSFIEGASPNRQVVLVSATITDEIRLVASRMMKEPLNIQIKPEDMVKVGKVVHSFVKVEERDKTDALRRLANIEGVRGLAFVNHLDQLLLKEMKLKYKDAKVVSLHADMTKEQRKKSLEDFRKGEARILLATDLAARGLDIEGLTHVIHVDLPHTVEQYLHRSGRTGRAGADGEVLTLLSYKDEKNYKKLLRQVGQKPVQKVIYKGQLMEGNSKTVSKK; encoded by the coding sequence ATGTCAGTCATAAAATTATTAAACGAAACATTACAGAGAAAATGGAAATTTGAAAAACCGATGAAAGTTCAAGATGAAATGATTCCAGCGATGCTTGAAGGAAAAGATATCGTGGCGGAATCCCCAACAGGTTCTGGGAAAACGCTGGCTTATGTGCTACCAATGCTTCATAAATTGGACGGTTCAAAAAAAAGCACTCAAGGATTGATTGTTGCACCTTCTCAAGAACTTGCAATGCAAATTGTAGAAGTGATTCGTGAGTGGAGTGAAGGAACAAATATCACCGTTCAACAGCTTATTGGAGGAGCAAACATAGCACGCCAAATAGAAAAATTGAAGAAAAAGCCTACTATTGTAGTAGGGACCCCTGGCCGAATCAATGAGTTAGTCAGAACTAATAAATTAAAATTGAGAGAAATTGAAATCGTTGTATTAGACGAATGTGATCAATTGTTGAGCAGAGAGTATCGGGTCATCGTGAAATCCTTTATTGAAGGGGCGTCCCCTAATCGGCAAGTGGTATTAGTATCCGCAACGATTACCGATGAAATTCGGTTGGTGGCAAGCCGAATGATGAAGGAACCTTTGAATATTCAAATTAAGCCGGAAGATATGGTCAAAGTCGGGAAAGTTGTCCATTCTTTTGTGAAAGTAGAAGAGCGGGATAAAACGGATGCGTTAAGAAGGCTCGCTAATATAGAAGGCGTTCGAGGCCTTGCTTTTGTCAATCATTTAGATCAGCTGTTATTGAAAGAAATGAAATTAAAATATAAAGATGCAAAAGTAGTATCTTTGCATGCGGATATGACGAAGGAACAGCGGAAAAAATCGTTGGAGGATTTTCGAAAGGGAGAAGCGCGCATCTTGCTTGCCACTGATTTAGCTGCCCGGGGATTGGATATTGAAGGACTGACTCATGTGATTCATGTGGATTTGCCGCATACAGTGGAGCAATATTTGCATCGTTCAGGGCGCACCGGAAGAGCAGGTGCTGACGGGGAAGTGTTGACACTTCTTTCATACAAAGATGAGAAAAATTATAAGAAATTGTTGAGACAAGTAGGGCAAAAACCTGTGCAAAAGGTGATTTACAAGGGACAATTGATGGAAGGGAACTCCAAAACCGTTTCAAAAAAGTGA